In a genomic window of Lathamus discolor isolate bLatDis1 chromosome 4, bLatDis1.hap1, whole genome shotgun sequence:
- the LIG4 gene encoding DNA ligase 4, with amino-acid sequence MASATASQASPKRTVASHVPFADLCSTLERIQTCKSRPDKTKYFKEFLDSWRKFHNALHQKEKDVTDSFYPAMRLILPQLERERMAYGIKETMLAKLYIELLHLPKDGKDAAKLLNYRTPAGSRGDAGDFAMIAYFVLKPRSPKRGRLTIEQVNEHLDAIANNNVAKNKGLLKKSLLQLITQSTALEQKWLIRMIIKDLKLGVSQQTIFSIFHPDAAELHNVTTDLEKVCRQLHDPSVSLSDVSIMLFSAFKPMLAAIADVQQIEKQMNNQTFYIETKLDGERMQMHKDGDVYKYFSRNGFDYTQQFGASPLDGSLTPFIHNAFKSNIQNCILDGEMMAYNPETQTFTQKGNRFDIKRMMEDSDLQTCFCVFDVLMVNDQKLGHEVLSKRYEILSNVFTPVTGRIHVVHKRNARTRKEVIDALNEAIDDREEGIMVKDPMSTYKPDKRGEGWLKIKPEYVNGLMDELDLLIVGGYWGKGSRGGMMSHFLCAIAETPRPNEKPTVFHSICRVGSGYTMKELYDLGLKLAKHWKPYRRKDPPCNILCGTEKPEMYIEPCNSVIVQIKAAEIVNSDMYKTDCTLRFPRIEKIREDKEWYECMTSDMLEDLRSKAEGKLASKHLHIDDYEPQEKKRKTVSKVKKIIGIAEQFKAPDLSSVNKISNVFEDVEFCVMTGTESYSKPELESRIAEWGGSVVQNPGPDTYCVIAGAENVRVKNIIASNKYDVVRAEWLLQCFQANMLVPWQPAFMIHMSPDTKEHFAREYDCYGDSYTADTDVTQLREVFSRMKDSKVIPLDMIAELEERYSWNSCQLSIFRGSTIYVDCYAVVNEPRTKIRGTTLSVRALELRFYGAAVVSHLEEGVSHVVIGEDHSRVKEIKKLRTRFRKKFKIVSELWVTESVEEEVPKNESQYLI; translated from the coding sequence ATGGCTTCTGCGACTGCTTCGCAGGCTTCTCCTAAACGAACGGTGGCCTCTCACGTGCCTTTCGCAGATCTCTGTTCTACTCTGGAGCGGATACAGACATGTAAATCTCGTCCAGACAAAACCAAGTATTTCAAGGAGTTTCTGGATTCCTGGAGGAAATTCCACAATGCTCTTcatcaaaaagagaaagatgtcACAGATTCTTTTTATCCAGCTATGCGACTTATTCTTCCACAGTTGGAAAGAGAGAGGATGGCTTACGGAATTAAAGAAACTATGCTTGCAAAGCTGTACATTGAACTGCTTCATTTACCGAAAGATGGAAAAGATGCTGCAAAGCTTTTAAATTACAGAACACCTGCTGGCTCACGTGGGGATGCTGGAGATTTTGCAATGATTGCATACTTTGTGTTAAAACCCAGAAGCCCAAAAAGGGGCAGACTGACAATAGAGCAAGTCAATGAACACTTAGATGCAATAGCTAACAATAATGTTGCTAAAAACAAGGGTCTCTTAAAGAAAAGTCTACTTCAGTTAATTACCCAGAGCACAGCGCTGGAACAAAAGTGGCTTATACGGATGATTATAAAGGATCTAAAGCTTGGTGTCAGTCAACAAactatattttccatttttcatccTGATGCTGCTGAACTGCACAATGTCACAACTGATTTGGAAAAAGTTTGCAGACAGCTGCATGATCCCTCTGTCTCACTTAGCGATGTTTCTATCATgttgttttctgcctttaagCCAATGCTTGCTGCTATTGCTGATGTCCAGCAAATTGAGAAACAAATGAATAATCAGACATTCTATATAGAAACTAAGCTGGACGGTGAACGTATGCAGATGCACAAAGATGGAgatgtatataaatatttttcccGAAATGGGTTTGACTATACTCAGCAGTTTGGCGCTTCTCCCCTTGATGGTTCATTAACACCATTTATTCATAATGCATTTAAGAGCAATATACAAAATTGCATTCTTGATGGTGAAATGATGGCTTACAATCCTGAGACGCAAACATTTacacaaaaaggaaacaggTTTGACATAAAAAGAATGATGGAGGACTCTGATCTGCAAACTTGCTTCTGTGTATTCGATGTGTTGATGGTTAATGATCAGAAGTTGGGTCATGAAGTACTAAGCAAAAGGTATGAAATCTTAAGTAATGTATTTACGCCAGTAACAGGCAGGATACATGTTGTCCACAAAAGAAATGCCAGAACAAGAAAGGAAGTAATTGATGCTTTGAATGAAGCAATAGATGACAGAGAGGAAGGGATTATGGTGAAAGATCCCATGTCCACCTACAAGCCTGACAAACGTGGGGAAGGCTGGTTAAAAATCAAGCCAGAATATGTCAATGGGCTGATGGATGAACTGGACCTGTTAATTGTTGGTGGCTACTGGGGGAAGGGCTCACGTGGTGGGATGATGTCTCATTTTCTGTGTGCTATTGCAGAGACGCCCCGTCCAAATGAAAAACCTACTGTTTTCCACTCTATTTGTCGTGTTGGCTCTGGCTACACTATGAAGGAATTGTATGACCTAGGTTTGAAACTGGCTAAACACTGGAAGCCCTACCGTAGGAAGGACCCTCCCTGTAACATTTTGTGTGGAACTGAAAAACCTGAAATGTACATCGAACCTTGCAACTCTGTCATAGTTCAAATCAAGGCAGCCGAGATTGTTAACAGTGATATGTACAAAACTGACTGTACTTTGAGATTCCCCCGAATTGAGAAGATAAGAGAGGACAAAGAATGGTATGAGTGCATGACTTCAGACATGTTAGAAGATCTCAGgagcaaagcagaagggaagctgGCATCCAAGCACCTTCATATAGATGATTATGAgccacaagagaaaaaaaggaaaactgtgtcAAAGGTGAAAAAGATAATTGGAATAGCTGAGCAATTTAAAGCTCCTGATCTTTCTAGTGTAAACAAGatttcaaatgtatttgaagATGTTGAGTTTTGTGTTATGACTGGAACGGAAAGCTACTCAAAGCCTGAACTGGAAAGCAGAATAGCTGAATGGGGTGGTAGCGTGGTACAGAACCCAGGGCCAGACACTTACTGTGTCATTGCAGGAGCTGAGAATGTCAGAGTGAAAAACATCATTGCTTCCAACAAATACGATGTGGTGAGGGCAGAGTGgcttctgcagtgttttcaagCCAACATGCTGGTGCCTTGGCAGCCAGCATTTATGATTCACATGTCTCCTGACACAAAAGAACATTTTGCTCGTGAGTATGATTGTTATGGAGACAGCTACACAGCAGACACAGATGTTACACAACTCAGGGAAGTGTTCTCAAGAATGAAAGACAGTAAGGTTATTCCTTTGGACATGATTGCAGAGTTAGAAGAACGTTACTCATGGAACAGCTGTCAGCTCAGTATATTCAGAGGAAGCACTATTTATGTGGATTGCTACGCTGTTGTTAATGAGCCCAGAACCAAAATCCGTGGAACAACACTATCAGTTAGAGCTCTGGAGCTGCGTTTTTATGGTGCAGCAGTAGTCTCTCACCTTGAAGAGGGTGTCTCCCATGTTGTTATAGGAGAAGATCATTCCCGggtaaaagaaattaagaaactCAGGACAAGATTTaggaaaaaatttaaaattgtaTCTGAGCTGTGGGTAACAGAGTCAGTGGAGGAGGAAGTCCCAAAGAATGAAAGTCAGTACTTAATATAA